One region of Pseudomonas sp. B21-040 genomic DNA includes:
- the ftsW gene encoding putative lipid II flippase FtsW — MSLLNIIKPYPSPIITGRGIDLDFPMLAGCLALIGLGLVMIASASTEVGAVQSGSALYYMIRHLIYVVLGLGACVITMMIPIATWQRLGWLMLLGAFGLLVMVIVPGIGREVNGSMRWIGFSFFNVQPSEIAKVFVVIYLAGYLVRRQKEVRESWMGFFKPFIVLLPMAGLLLMEPDFGATVVMMGAAAAMLFLGGVGLFRFSLMVVLAVAAVVLLIQVQPYRMARLTNFADPWADQFGAGYQLSQALIAFGRGEWFGVGLGNSVQKQFYLPEAHTDFVFSVLAEELGAVGSLCTVALFVFVCIRGMYIGYWAEKAKQFFAAYIAYGLSFLWIGQFLINIGVNVGLLPTKGLTLPFLSYGGSSLVICCACLGLLLRIEWESRTHLGSEEMEFHESDFAEEPPHGR; from the coding sequence ATGAGCCTGTTGAACATCATCAAGCCTTACCCGTCGCCAATCATCACCGGGCGCGGTATCGACCTCGATTTCCCGATGCTTGCCGGTTGCCTGGCGTTGATCGGCCTGGGGCTGGTGATGATTGCATCGGCATCGACCGAAGTGGGGGCGGTGCAGTCGGGCAGTGCGCTGTATTACATGATTCGCCACCTTATCTACGTGGTGTTGGGTCTGGGTGCCTGCGTCATCACCATGATGATTCCGATCGCCACCTGGCAACGCCTGGGCTGGCTGATGCTGCTGGGTGCGTTCGGTTTGCTGGTGATGGTGATCGTTCCGGGGATCGGCCGTGAAGTGAACGGTTCGATGCGCTGGATCGGCTTCAGTTTCTTCAACGTTCAGCCTTCCGAAATCGCCAAGGTGTTCGTGGTGATCTACCTCGCCGGCTACCTGGTGCGTCGCCAGAAAGAAGTGCGTGAAAGCTGGATGGGCTTCTTCAAGCCGTTCATCGTGCTGCTGCCCATGGCAGGGCTGTTGCTGATGGAGCCGGACTTCGGTGCCACCGTCGTGATGATGGGGGCGGCGGCGGCCATGCTGTTCCTGGGCGGAGTCGGGCTGTTCCGGTTTTCCTTGATGGTGGTGCTGGCGGTCGCGGCGGTGGTGCTGTTGATTCAAGTGCAGCCCTATCGAATGGCGCGCCTGACCAACTTTGCCGACCCGTGGGCCGACCAGTTCGGTGCTGGCTACCAGTTGTCGCAAGCATTGATCGCGTTTGGTCGCGGTGAGTGGTTTGGCGTTGGCCTGGGCAACAGCGTGCAGAAACAGTTCTACCTGCCGGAAGCTCACACCGACTTCGTGTTCTCGGTACTGGCTGAAGAACTGGGCGCCGTCGGTTCGCTGTGCACCGTGGCCCTGTTCGTCTTTGTTTGTATTCGTGGCATGTACATCGGTTATTGGGCCGAGAAGGCCAAGCAATTCTTCGCCGCCTACATCGCGTATGGCTTGTCGTTCCTGTGGATTGGTCAGTTCCTGATCAACATCGGTGTGAACGTCGGCCTGCTGCCGACCAAAGGCCTGACGCTACCATTCCTCAGCTATGGCGGTAGCTCGCTGGTGATTTGCTGTGCCTGTCTCGGCTTGTTGCTGCGCATCGAGTGGGAGAGTCGAACCCACCTGGGCAGTGAAGAGATGGAGTTCCATGAGAGCGACTTCGCCGAGGAGCCACCCCATGGGCGCTAA
- the ftsL gene encoding cell division protein FtsL yields the protein MSKLFAKPLPGGSFFMLLLFVGVLVSAIGVSYSAHWNRQLLNSLYNELSVRDKAQAEWGRLILEQSTWTAHSRIEVLASEQLKMHIPGAADVKMVAP from the coding sequence GTGAGCAAGCTGTTCGCCAAGCCACTGCCCGGCGGAAGCTTTTTCATGCTGCTGCTGTTTGTTGGCGTGCTCGTTTCAGCGATCGGCGTGTCGTACAGCGCCCACTGGAACCGTCAGCTGTTGAACTCGCTGTACAACGAGTTGAGCGTGCGCGACAAGGCACAGGCAGAGTGGGGCCGCTTGATTCTCGAGCAAAGCACCTGGACCGCCCACAGCCGTATCGAAGTGCTGGCGAGCGAACAACTGAAGATGCACATTCCTGGCGCGGCTGACGTGAAGATGGTGGCGCCATGA
- the murF gene encoding UDP-N-acetylmuramoyl-tripeptide--D-alanyl-D-alanine ligase translates to MLKALKLSELTGALNARLIAADATFDGVSIDSRAIKPGQLFIALTGPRFDGHDYLNDVAAKGAVGALVEGEVANSALPQLLVKDTRQALGQLGALNRLAFTNPVAAVTGSSGKTTVKEMLASILRTRGPVLATRGNLNNDLGVPLTLLELAPEHTAAVIELGASRLGEIAYTVGMTKPHVAILNNAGTAHVGEFGGPEKIVEAKGEIIEGLEADGIAVLNLDDKAFEIWKTRAAGRKVLTFALSNLSADFYASDLDRDARGCPAFNLHTPEGVERVQLNLLGTHNVANAMAAAAAAHALGVSLSGIAAGLGAVQPVKGRTVAQLATNGMRVIDDTYNANPTSMCAAVDILAGFSGRTVLVLGDIGELGDWAEQGHRDVGEYARGKVSALYAVGPNMVHAVNAFGPQAFHFSTQAELIKALGAEQDTNTTILIKGSRSAAMENIVAALCGSSLEKH, encoded by the coding sequence ATGCTTAAAGCCTTGAAACTCAGTGAATTGACCGGCGCGCTGAACGCTCGTCTGATCGCAGCCGATGCCACGTTCGACGGCGTCAGCATCGACAGTCGCGCGATCAAGCCTGGCCAATTGTTTATTGCCCTGACTGGCCCGCGTTTTGACGGTCATGACTATTTGAACGATGTCGCCGCCAAGGGCGCTGTCGGTGCATTGGTCGAAGGCGAAGTTGCCAACAGTGCGTTGCCGCAATTGCTGGTCAAGGACACCCGTCAGGCATTGGGTCAACTGGGCGCGCTGAACCGTTTGGCGTTCACCAACCCGGTTGCGGCCGTCACCGGCTCAAGTGGCAAGACCACCGTCAAGGAAATGCTCGCCAGCATCCTGCGCACGCGCGGTCCGGTACTGGCCACCCGTGGCAACCTGAACAATGACCTCGGCGTGCCGCTGACCTTGCTTGAATTGGCGCCGGAACACACCGCTGCCGTAATCGAACTCGGTGCTTCGCGTCTTGGTGAAATTGCCTACACCGTAGGCATGACCAAGCCTCACGTGGCCATCCTCAACAATGCCGGGACTGCTCACGTTGGCGAGTTCGGCGGGCCGGAAAAAATCGTTGAAGCCAAAGGCGAAATTATTGAAGGGCTAGAGGCCGATGGCATCGCCGTTCTTAATCTCGACGACAAGGCTTTTGAAATCTGGAAGACCCGCGCTGCCGGTCGCAAAGTGCTGACATTTGCCCTGAGCAACCTCAGTGCCGACTTCTACGCCAGCGACCTGGACCGCGATGCTCGCGGTTGCCCGGCGTTCAACCTGCACACACCTGAAGGGGTGGAGCGCGTTCAACTGAACCTGCTCGGCACCCATAACGTTGCCAACGCCATGGCCGCCGCCGCCGCTGCTCATGCCTTGGGCGTGTCGTTGTCGGGCATCGCCGCCGGCCTGGGCGCCGTGCAACCGGTCAAGGGGCGCACCGTTGCGCAACTGGCCACCAACGGCATGCGCGTAATTGACGACACGTACAACGCAAACCCGACCTCCATGTGCGCCGCCGTTGATATACTCGCCGGCTTTTCCGGTCGCACCGTCCTGGTGCTCGGGGATATCGGCGAGTTGGGCGATTGGGCGGAGCAGGGGCACCGTGATGTGGGCGAATACGCCCGCGGCAAGGTGTCCGCGCTGTATGCCGTCGGCCCCAACATGGTTCACGCCGTAAACGCTTTCGGTCCACAGGCCTTTCACTTCAGCACTCAGGCTGAGCTGATCAAGGCCCTGGGCGCCGAGCAAGACACCAACACCACCATTTTGATCAAGGGCTCGCGCAGCGCTGCGATGGAAAACATCGTCGCCGCATTGTGCGGGTCCAGTCTGGAGAAACATTAA
- the murD gene encoding UDP-N-acetylmuramoyl-L-alanine--D-glutamate ligase, producing MSLIASDHFRIVVGLGKSGMSLVRFLANRGTSFAVADTRENPPELATLKRDYPHVEVRCGELDVEFLCRADELYVSPGLALATPALQAAAARGVKLSGDIELFARNAKAPIVAISGSNAKSTVTTLVGEMAAAAGKRVAVGGNLGTPALDLLSDDIELYVMELSSFQLETTDQLNAEVATVLNVSEDHMDRYSGLPAYHLAKHRIFRGAKQFVVNRQDALSRPLMGEGQPCWTFGLSKPDFKAFGIREEDGEKYLSFEFQNLMPVRELKIRGAHNQSNALAALALGHAVGLPFDAMLTALRSFAGLEHRCQWVRDLDGVGYYNDSKATNVGAALAAIEGLGADIEGKIVLIAGGDGKGAEFNDLRDPVAANCRAVILMGRDSDKIGEAIGDAVPLIRAGSLIEAVEQCRAAAHPGDVVLLSPACASFDMFKNYEDRGHQFVQAVEELA from the coding sequence GTGTCTCTGATCGCTTCTGACCACTTCCGCATCGTTGTCGGCCTCGGCAAGAGCGGCATGTCCCTGGTTCGCTTCCTGGCGAACCGGGGCACGTCGTTTGCTGTCGCCGATACGCGGGAAAATCCACCGGAACTGGCCACGCTCAAGCGTGACTATCCGCACGTGGAAGTGCGTTGTGGCGAGCTGGACGTCGAGTTCCTCTGCCGTGCCGACGAGCTCTACGTGAGCCCCGGCCTGGCGCTGGCGACCCCGGCCCTGCAAGCCGCCGCCGCCCGAGGTGTGAAATTGTCCGGCGACATCGAGCTGTTCGCGCGTAACGCGAAGGCGCCGATCGTGGCCATCAGCGGTTCCAACGCCAAAAGCACCGTCACCACGCTGGTCGGGGAGATGGCGGCTGCGGCGGGCAAGCGTGTTGCCGTCGGCGGCAATCTTGGTACGCCGGCACTGGACCTGCTCAGCGATGACATCGAGCTGTACGTGATGGAACTGTCGAGCTTCCAGCTCGAAACCACCGATCAGCTCAACGCCGAAGTGGCGACCGTGCTCAACGTCAGCGAAGACCACATGGACCGTTACAGCGGTCTGCCGGCCTATCACCTGGCCAAGCACCGGATCTTCCGTGGCGCCAAACAGTTTGTAGTGAACCGTCAGGATGCCCTGAGCCGTCCGTTGATGGGTGAGGGCCAGCCGTGCTGGACTTTCGGTCTGAGCAAGCCTGATTTCAAGGCCTTCGGTATCCGCGAAGAAGACGGCGAGAAATACCTGTCGTTCGAATTCCAGAACCTGATGCCGGTGCGCGAGTTGAAAATTCGTGGCGCCCATAACCAGTCCAACGCCCTGGCGGCATTGGCGCTGGGCCACGCTGTCGGTCTGCCATTCGACGCCATGCTGACGGCCCTGCGCAGCTTTGCCGGCCTCGAACATCGCTGCCAGTGGGTCCGTGACCTGGATGGCGTCGGCTATTACAACGATTCCAAAGCCACCAACGTTGGCGCCGCCCTGGCTGCCATCGAAGGCCTGGGTGCGGACATCGAAGGCAAGATCGTGCTGATCGCCGGTGGCGACGGCAAGGGCGCCGAGTTCAATGACCTGCGTGATCCGGTGGCGGCCAACTGCCGCGCCGTGATCCTGATGGGCCGTGATTCCGACAAGATCGGCGAGGCCATCGGCGATGCCGTGCCGCTGATCCGCGCTGGCTCGCTGATTGAAGCCGTGGAGCAATGCCGCGCTGCTGCCCATCCCGGTGATGTGGTGCTGCTGTCGCCGGCCTGCGCCAGTTTCGACATGTTCAAGAACTACGAAGACCGTGGTCACCAGTTCGTCCAAGCCGTGGAGGAACTGGCATGA
- the mraY gene encoding phospho-N-acetylmuramoyl-pentapeptide-transferase, giving the protein MLLLLAEYLQQFYKGFAVFQYLTLRGILGVLTALVLSLCYGPWMIRTLQNRQIGQSVRNDGPQSHLSKSGTPTMGGALILSSIGVSTLLWADLSNRYVWTVLLVTLLFGAIGWVDDYRKVIEKNSRGLPSRWKYFWQSVFGLGAAIFLYMTAATPVETTLILPMLKDYSIPLGAGFIVLTYFVIVGSSNAVNLTDGLDGLAIMPTVMVGGGLGIFCYLSGNVKFAEYLLIPYVPGAGELIVFCGALIGAGLGFLWFNTYPAQVFMGDVGALALGAALGTIAVIVRQEIVLFIMGGVFVMETLSVVIQVASFKLTGRRVFRMAPIHHHFELKGWPEPRVIVRFWIITVILVLVGLATLKLR; this is encoded by the coding sequence ATGCTGCTGCTGCTAGCGGAGTATCTGCAACAGTTCTACAAAGGCTTCGCGGTCTTTCAGTACCTGACCCTGCGCGGGATTCTCGGTGTGCTGACCGCGCTGGTTTTGTCGCTGTGCTATGGCCCATGGATGATCCGCACGTTGCAGAACCGTCAGATCGGTCAATCCGTTCGCAATGATGGCCCGCAGTCGCACCTGTCCAAGTCGGGTACACCGACCATGGGCGGCGCGCTGATTCTGTCGTCCATCGGTGTCAGCACCTTGCTTTGGGCCGACCTGAGCAACCGTTATGTCTGGACGGTGCTGCTGGTGACGTTGCTGTTCGGCGCGATCGGCTGGGTCGACGACTACCGCAAAGTGATCGAGAAGAACTCCCGTGGCTTGCCGAGCCGCTGGAAGTACTTCTGGCAGTCGGTGTTTGGCCTGGGCGCAGCCATCTTCCTTTATATGACCGCTGCTACACCGGTGGAAACCACCCTGATCCTGCCGATGCTCAAGGATTACAGCATTCCGTTGGGTGCAGGCTTCATCGTCCTGACCTACTTCGTGATTGTCGGTTCGAGCAACGCGGTCAACCTGACCGACGGTCTCGACGGCCTGGCAATCATGCCGACCGTGATGGTTGGTGGTGGTCTGGGGATCTTCTGCTACCTCTCGGGTAACGTGAAATTCGCTGAATACCTGCTGATCCCTTATGTACCGGGCGCGGGCGAATTGATTGTGTTCTGCGGCGCCCTGATCGGTGCGGGCCTCGGCTTCCTGTGGTTCAACACCTACCCGGCACAGGTTTTCATGGGTGACGTCGGCGCGCTGGCGCTGGGCGCGGCCCTGGGCACCATCGCGGTGATCGTCCGTCAGGAAATCGTCCTGTTCATCATGGGCGGTGTGTTCGTCATGGAAACCCTGTCCGTCGTCATCCAGGTTGCGTCTTTCAAGTTGACCGGTCGCCGTGTGTTCCGCATGGCACCGATCCATCACCACTTTGAACTCAAGGGCTGGCCTGAGCCGCGCGTGATCGTCCGTTTCTGGATCATCACCGTGATTCTCGTGCTGGTTGGCCTTGCCACCCTGAAGCTGAGGTAG
- a CDS encoding UDP-N-acetylmuramoyl-L-alanyl-D-glutamate--2,6-diaminopimelate ligase, giving the protein MSLSLNKIFAHAGRDLLIRELALDSRNVRAGDLFLAVPGGRFDGRAHIADALQRGAAAVAYEVEGATVLPITDVPLIPVKGLAAQLSDIAGRFYGDPSRHLNLVGVTGTNGKTSVTQLVAQALDLLGQHCGIVGTLGSGFYGALESGLHTTPNPIAVQATLADLKKAGAKAVAMEVSSHGLDQGRVSALAFDVAVMTNLSRDHLDYHGTMQAYGEAKAKLFAWNDLKCRVVNLDDAFGRQLAAEKRESRLITYSLEDSSAYLYCREAQFDDEGVRATLVTPQGEHHLRSTLLGRFNLSNVLAAVGALLGLDYALDEILNVLPKLEGPAGRMQRLGGGTQPLVVVDYAHTPDALEKVLMALRPHAKGRLLCLFGCGGDRDRGKRPLMAEVVERLADGVLVTDDNPRTEDPSVIFDDIRAGFKAVDKVTFVAGRGQAIAQLIAGASVDDVIVLAGKGHEDYQEINGERHDFSDLVEADHALTAWEVAHA; this is encoded by the coding sequence ATGTCTCTGAGTCTCAACAAGATTTTCGCCCACGCCGGCCGCGATCTATTGATCCGCGAATTGGCGCTCGACAGCCGCAACGTGCGCGCTGGCGACTTGTTTCTCGCTGTTCCTGGCGGGCGTTTCGACGGTCGTGCGCACATCGCCGACGCGCTGCAACGCGGCGCTGCCGCCGTGGCGTATGAAGTCGAAGGCGCGACCGTATTGCCAATCACCGACGTGCCGCTGATTCCGGTCAAAGGCCTGGCGGCGCAGCTGTCGGACATCGCCGGGCGTTTCTATGGCGACCCGAGCCGTCACTTGAATCTGGTGGGCGTGACCGGTACCAATGGTAAAACCAGCGTGACTCAATTGGTTGCCCAGGCGCTCGATCTGCTCGGTCAACACTGCGGCATCGTCGGCACGTTGGGCTCCGGTTTCTACGGGGCGCTGGAAAGCGGCCTGCACACCACACCGAATCCAATCGCCGTACAAGCAACCCTGGCCGACCTGAAAAAGGCCGGCGCCAAAGCGGTTGCCATGGAAGTCTCGTCCCACGGTCTGGATCAGGGCCGTGTGAGCGCGCTGGCCTTCGATGTGGCAGTGATGACCAACCTGTCCCGCGATCACCTCGATTATCACGGCACCATGCAGGCCTACGGCGAAGCCAAGGCCAAGTTGTTTGCGTGGAACGATCTGAAGTGCCGGGTGGTTAACCTCGACGACGCATTCGGACGGCAACTGGCCGCCGAAAAGCGTGAGTCGCGTTTGATCACCTACAGCCTGGAAGACAGCAGCGCCTACCTGTATTGCCGCGAAGCGCAATTCGACGACGAAGGCGTGCGCGCCACATTGGTCACGCCGCAGGGCGAGCACCATTTGCGCAGCACCTTGCTCGGTCGCTTCAACCTGAGCAACGTCCTGGCCGCAGTCGGCGCGTTGCTCGGTCTGGACTATGCGCTGGACGAAATTCTCAACGTTCTGCCGAAGCTTGAAGGCCCGGCCGGTCGCATGCAGCGCCTCGGTGGCGGTACTCAGCCGCTGGTGGTGGTCGATTACGCCCACACCCCGGACGCGCTGGAAAAAGTCCTGATGGCCCTGCGTCCGCACGCCAAGGGTCGCCTGCTGTGCCTGTTCGGCTGCGGCGGTGATCGTGATCGCGGCAAGCGTCCGCTGATGGCCGAAGTGGTCGAGCGCCTGGCCGACGGCGTACTGGTCACCGATGACAACCCACGTACCGAAGACCCGTCAGTGATATTCGATGACATCCGCGCCGGCTTCAAGGCTGTGGATAAAGTGACGTTCGTGGCTGGCCGTGGCCAGGCGATTGCCCAGTTGATCGCTGGCGCTTCAGTGGATGACGTGATTGTCCTGGCCGGTAAAGGTCACGAGGACTATCAGGAAATCAACGGTGAGCGTCACGACTTCTCCGATCTGGTCGAGGCCGATCACGCCCTGACCGCGTGGGAGGTGGCGCATGCTTAA
- the rsmH gene encoding 16S rRNA (cytosine(1402)-N(4))-methyltransferase RsmH, whose product MTIDSGFNHITVLLDEAVEALAVRPDGCYLDGTFGRGGHSRLILSQLGPDGRLLGFDKDPQAIATGQTLAAEDGRFVVVQRSFAELGSEVADRGLAGKVSGVLLDLGVSSPQLDDPERGFSFLNDGPLDMRMDPSRGISAAEFVNTAPVEEIARVFKEYGEERFSGRMARAVAERRDIKPFERTADLAEVLKVANPAWEKGKNPATRAFQGLRIHVNNELGDLEAGLEAALECLEVGGRLVVISFHSLEDRIVKLFMRKLVKGEADNLPRNLPVRHVAFEPKIKVHGKAQTASDAELKANPRSRSAVMRVAEKLR is encoded by the coding sequence GTGACTATTGATAGCGGCTTTAACCACATCACCGTACTGCTTGACGAAGCCGTCGAGGCTCTCGCCGTACGTCCTGATGGCTGCTATCTGGATGGCACGTTCGGGCGCGGCGGGCACAGTCGGCTGATCTTGAGTCAGCTGGGGCCTGATGGTCGGTTGCTGGGATTTGATAAAGATCCTCAAGCGATTGCCACCGGGCAGACGCTAGCGGCCGAAGACGGCCGCTTTGTCGTTGTGCAGCGTAGCTTTGCCGAGCTCGGTTCGGAAGTGGCTGATCGCGGTCTGGCCGGCAAGGTCAGCGGCGTTTTGCTCGACCTCGGCGTGTCTTCGCCGCAACTCGACGACCCTGAACGCGGTTTCAGCTTCCTCAATGACGGCCCGCTGGACATGCGCATGGACCCCTCCCGCGGGATCAGCGCTGCCGAATTCGTCAACACCGCGCCGGTGGAAGAAATTGCTCGTGTGTTCAAAGAGTATGGCGAAGAGCGTTTCTCCGGCCGCATGGCTCGTGCCGTGGCCGAGCGTCGTGACATCAAGCCGTTCGAGCGCACCGCTGACCTGGCCGAAGTCCTGAAAGTTGCCAACCCTGCGTGGGAAAAAGGCAAGAACCCGGCGACCCGTGCTTTCCAGGGCCTGCGCATTCACGTCAACAACGAATTGGGCGATCTGGAAGCCGGCCTCGAAGCCGCACTGGAATGCCTGGAAGTCGGCGGCCGCCTGGTCGTTATCAGCTTCCATTCGCTGGAAGACCGCATCGTCAAACTGTTCATGCGCAAACTGGTGAAAGGCGAAGCCGACAACCTGCCGCGCAACCTGCCGGTTCGCCACGTTGCATTCGAACCGAAAATCAAAGTCCATGGCAAAGCGCAGACGGCCTCCGACGCCGAACTCAAGGCCAACCCACGCTCCCGTAGCGCCGTCATGCGCGTCGCGGAGAAGCTGCGGTGA
- a CDS encoding penicillin-binding protein 2 — translation MKLEGAMFPWRFRVVLGLLGIMVAAISWRIIDLQVVDRAFLKGQGDARSVRHIPIPAHRGLITDRNGEPLAVSTPVTTLWANAKEMQLAKEKWPALAAALGQDPKALAERLEAQANKEFIYLVRGLTPEQGQSVLDLKVPGVYGIEEFRRFYPAGEVTAHMVGFTDIDDHGREGVELAYDEWLAGVAGKRQVIKDRRGRLIKDVQVTKNAKAGKPLALSIDLRLQYLANRELRNAIIENGAKAGSLVIMDVKTGEILAMVNQPTYNPNNRRNLQPAMMRNRAMIDVFEPGSTMKAISMSAAIETGRWKPSDTVEVYPGSLQIGKYTIKDVSKTEGPVLDLTGILINSSNVGMSKVAFDIGGETIFRLAQKVGLGQDTGLGFPGERVGNLPNYREWRKAETATLSYGYGISVTAIQLVHAFSALANNGRLAPLTLIKTDKAPQTTQVLPEAVAKTMQGMLTQVIEAPRGVFRAQVPAYHVAGKSGTARKTSVGTKGYAENSYRSLFAGFGPMSDPRYAIVVVIDEPTKAGYFGGLVSAPVFSKVMSGTLRLMNITPDNLPPTQTANATPVVPLKANGGRG, via the coding sequence ATGAAACTCGAAGGCGCAATGTTCCCATGGCGTTTCCGCGTGGTGCTGGGGTTGCTTGGCATCATGGTCGCGGCGATTTCCTGGCGCATCATCGATTTGCAAGTCGTCGACCGTGCCTTCCTCAAGGGGCAGGGGGATGCACGCAGCGTTCGTCATATTCCGATTCCGGCCCACCGTGGCCTGATCACGGACCGTAACGGCGAGCCTCTGGCCGTGAGTACGCCGGTCACTACCTTGTGGGCCAACGCCAAGGAAATGCAGCTGGCCAAAGAGAAGTGGCCTGCACTGGCGGCCGCGCTGGGTCAGGACCCGAAAGCGCTGGCTGAGCGTCTCGAAGCCCAGGCCAATAAAGAATTCATCTATCTGGTGCGCGGGCTGACCCCCGAGCAGGGTCAGTCGGTGCTCGACCTGAAAGTACCGGGCGTCTATGGCATCGAAGAATTCCGGCGTTTCTACCCGGCCGGTGAAGTCACCGCGCACATGGTTGGATTTACCGACATCGATGACCACGGTCGTGAAGGTGTCGAGCTGGCCTATGACGAATGGCTCGCCGGGGTTGCCGGTAAGCGTCAGGTCATCAAGGACCGGCGTGGACGACTGATCAAGGATGTCCAGGTCACCAAAAACGCCAAGGCCGGCAAGCCCTTGGCGTTGTCCATTGATCTGCGTCTGCAATACCTGGCCAACCGTGAACTGCGCAACGCGATCATCGAGAACGGTGCCAAGGCCGGCAGCCTGGTGATCATGGACGTGAAGACCGGCGAGATCCTCGCCATGGTCAACCAGCCGACCTACAACCCGAACAACCGTCGCAATCTGCAGCCAGCGATGATGCGTAACCGCGCGATGATCGACGTGTTCGAGCCTGGTTCGACCATGAAAGCGATCTCGATGAGCGCCGCGATCGAAACCGGCCGCTGGAAACCAAGCGACACCGTCGAGGTGTATCCGGGCTCCCTGCAGATCGGCAAGTACACCATCAAGGACGTATCGAAGACCGAAGGCCCGGTACTCGACTTGACCGGCATCCTGATCAATTCCAGTAACGTCGGCATGAGTAAGGTCGCGTTCGATATCGGCGGCGAAACCATTTTCCGTCTCGCGCAAAAAGTCGGTCTCGGCCAGGACACCGGCCTCGGCTTCCCGGGCGAGCGCGTCGGCAACCTGCCGAACTACCGCGAGTGGCGCAAGGCTGAAACCGCAACGCTGTCCTACGGCTACGGTATTTCCGTGACGGCGATTCAGCTGGTTCACGCCTTTTCGGCGTTGGCCAACAACGGTCGCCTCGCGCCTTTGACCCTGATCAAAACCGACAAGGCGCCGCAGACCACGCAAGTGCTGCCAGAGGCTGTGGCAAAAACGATGCAGGGCATGTTGACCCAAGTGATCGAAGCACCGCGCGGCGTATTCCGTGCGCAGGTGCCGGCCTATCACGTGGCTGGCAAGTCGGGTACTGCGCGTAAGACGTCGGTGGGCACCAAAGGCTACGCCGAGAACTCTTACCGTTCGCTGTTCGCCGGCTTCGGCCCGATGAGCGATCCGCGTTATGCAATCGTCGTGGTGATCGATGAACCGACCAAGGCCGGTTATTTCGGCGGTCTGGTGTCGGCGCCGGTGTTCAGCAAAGTGATGTCCGGGACACTGCGCCTGATGAACATCACGCCGGACAACCTGCCGCCGACACAAACCGCGAACGCCACCCCCGTTGTTCCGCTGAAAGCCAATGGAGGGCGCGGCTGA
- the murG gene encoding undecaprenyldiphospho-muramoylpentapeptide beta-N-acetylglucosaminyltransferase, with amino-acid sequence MGANVLIMAGGTGGHVFPALACAHEFQARGYTVHWLGTPRGIENDLVPLAGIELHRINASGLRGKGKLSLLKAPFMLLKSVWQARAIIRQLRPVCVVGFGGYVTGPGGVAAKLAGVPVIVHEQNAVAGTANRLLVPLAARVCEAFPDTFTLSDSRRTTGNPVRTELFLETARPALAGRKARLLILGGSLGAEPLNKLLPEALSQVAPDLRPEVFHQAGKNHDEVTAERYRAAGVEAQVQPFIKDMAQAYGWADLVVCRAGALTISELAAAGLPSMLVPLPHAIDDHQTRNADYLAREGAAFLMPQRTTGAADLAARLTEVLMQPQRLNDMATAARRLAKPDATRNVVDTCLEVAHG; translated from the coding sequence ATGGGCGCTAACGTATTGATCATGGCGGGCGGCACCGGGGGCCACGTGTTCCCTGCGCTGGCGTGCGCTCACGAATTCCAGGCCCGCGGTTACACCGTGCATTGGCTCGGGACACCCCGCGGTATCGAGAACGACCTGGTGCCACTGGCCGGGATCGAACTGCACCGCATCAACGCCAGCGGCTTGCGCGGCAAGGGCAAATTGTCCCTGCTCAAGGCCCCGTTCATGTTGCTCAAATCCGTCTGGCAGGCGCGGGCGATCATTCGCCAGTTGCGGCCAGTGTGCGTGGTCGGCTTCGGTGGTTATGTGACCGGTCCTGGTGGTGTTGCCGCCAAACTGGCCGGCGTGCCGGTGATCGTTCACGAACAGAACGCTGTGGCCGGTACCGCCAATCGGTTGCTGGTGCCGTTGGCCGCCCGGGTCTGTGAAGCGTTCCCCGACACCTTTACCCTGTCGGACAGCCGTCGGACCACCGGTAACCCGGTGCGCACCGAGCTGTTCCTCGAAACGGCACGACCTGCCCTGGCCGGTCGCAAGGCGCGTTTGCTGATCCTGGGTGGAAGCCTGGGCGCAGAACCGTTGAACAAATTGCTGCCTGAAGCCCTGTCGCAAGTCGCCCCCGACCTGCGTCCGGAAGTGTTCCATCAGGCCGGCAAAAACCATGATGAAGTGACTGCAGAGCGCTATCGCGCGGCTGGCGTCGAGGCGCAAGTGCAGCCTTTCATCAAAGACATGGCCCAAGCCTATGGCTGGGCCGACCTGGTGGTGTGTCGCGCAGGTGCGCTGACCATCAGTGAGCTGGCCGCCGCCGGTCTGCCCTCGATGCTGGTGCCATTGCCCCACGCGATCGACGATCACCAGACCCGCAACGCCGATTATTTGGCCCGTGAAGGCGCTGCCTTCCTGATGCCGCAAAGAACGACTGGCGCAGCGGATCTTGCCGCTCGCCTGACAGAGGTCCTGATGCAACCACAACGACTCAACGATATGGCCACGGCCGCACGCCGCCTGGCCAAACCCGATGCCACCCGTAACGTGGTCGATACCTGCCTGGAGGTGGCCCATGGTTGA